The following proteins come from a genomic window of Crassostrea angulata isolate pt1a10 chromosome 1, ASM2561291v2, whole genome shotgun sequence:
- the LOC128159635 gene encoding uncharacterized protein LOC128159635, with the protein MEMICLCRNQTSPFKGGKTVEEIGEFDWEKQFTELSEQCPILSSVLIGALTTEKSVHHFGLASKPCMSAKPVIGTLGSILAFQRKPKSMNYFQELNSVQMWLAGCQREMFNRLNHLGLCVGIKGTRSYLDRIRSSYDTEVFKWKTEICDYLLGLRSDSSVSGAYTIPYADSEATLSVDSFPSSAASSPQRPPARREYFQPQMQQPNEDLDVNSTKSTSEESMSLSDRSLPKGRCGFSLCFDNVNQRTTVRHQTRDAKNKMFNMVQGYAARDRVPTLHLSDDVPLPERIKAIPLENYLPSEMDEVDLRFELTTIVHRILCEYIPILKPLANAINWHIQHRYSDVSAAKSQLVPIGVLDKDESRVSDTIDILEEYHKYVPLKPNGQPFKLLLHADGLSVERGNNAQNARINGNTAWKQLKGLQMNIQEWHKRCLLLQDIFDEMYKGSSGREIGTLFQLKNYFNHRNVTSNVKQSFNHDEEFLEFATNGYVVLAAMHVLNMQSLNDIPNSFPNTEDKQMHFLHDVSGKIVDMVFLSTQPYVKHILQDQSNDPEAENEICVCRSTHQDPGMVYCANKDCMFGGWFHLDCLGLEEDDVPDGNWWCSLECKNYQHGKKKRATVADNLTDHKKCYALRVMWHGLNQKVRRDALRENDGKRIIMHWRFDLLNFYEHNHPKYFHVCHQLLSAISGAVSPRLQHSLTWNRTVNPNGGPGKNLEMDLQMEFFNKEYKESVKDAAGQLTEATIARHSQMVGVGKVIGSVYEKQVASMQRSTVQTTSTPSRESDIIEFVSMMSNEEIFTTTPGRHFKSFPDVTHVLFKRISASAFRKRLIRLRKELANHREITIQMQRN; encoded by the exons ATGGAAATGATCTGCTTATGCAGAAACCAGACATCACCATTCAAGGGTGGAAAAACTGTGGAAGAAATTGGTGAATTCGACTGGGAGAAGCAGTTTACTGAACTAAGCGAACAATGTCCGATACTGTCGAGTGTCCTAATTGGAGCCCTAACAACAGAAAAGTCTGTACATCACTTTGGCCTCGCATCAAAGCCATGTATGTCAGCCAAACCTGTCATTGGCACACTTGGTTCAATCCTGGCATTTCAGAGAAAGCCGAAATCTATGAACTACTTTCAAGAGTTGAATTCTGTTCAAATGTGGCTTGCTGGCTGTCAACGAGAG ATGTTTAACAGATTAAATCATCTGGGGCTGTGCGTGGGAATAAAGGGAACCAGAAGCTACCTAGACCGAATCAGATCTAGCTATGACACTGAAGTTTTCAAGTGGAAAACTGAAATTTGTGACTATTTGCTTGGACTTAGATCAGACAGCTCAGTCTCGGGTGCTTATACCATTCCATATGCTGACAGTGAAGCAACCCTATCTGTTGATTCTTTCCCTTCATCAGCAGCTTCATCCCCTCAAAGACCACCCGCAAGGAGAGAATATTTTCAGCCACAAATGCAGCAACCAAATGAAG acttggatgtaaattcaacaaaaagtaCTTCAGAGGAAAGCATGTCCTTAAGTGACAGGTCTTTGCCAAAAG GTCGGTGTGGATTTTCCCTATGTTTTGATAATGTAAACCAAAGAACCACTGTCAGACATCAAACAAGGGAtgccaaaaataaaatgtttaatatggTTCAAGGGTATGCAGCACGGGATAGAGTACCAACTCTTCATCTAAGTGATGACGTACCATTACCAGAAAGAATAAAGGCCATTCCTTTAGAAAACTACCTCCCATCTGAGATGGATGAAGTTGATCTTCGGTTTGAATTAACCACAATTGTCCACAGGATTCTGTGTGAATACATTCCCATCTTAAAACCTTTGGCAAATGCTATTAACTGGCACATCCAACATAGATACTCAGATGTGTCTGCAGCAAAAAGTCAACTG GTCCCAATTGGTGTTCTGGATAAGGATGAAAGCAGAGTTTCAGATACCATAGACATCCTTGAGGAGTATCACAAATATGTTCCACTGAAGCCAAATGGACAACCTTTCAAACTTCTCTTACATGCAGATGGCCTAAGTGTTGAAAGGGGTAACAATGCTCAGAATGCCAGAATAAACGGGAATACTGCATGGAAACAGCTTAAAGGCTTGCAAATGAACATACAAGAATGGCATAAGAGATGTCTTTTGTTACAG GACATTTTTGATGAGATGTACAAAGGTTCCAGTGGAAGAGAAATAGGCACCCTCTTTCAGCTGAAGAACTACTTCAACCATCGTAATGTGACAAGCAATGTCAAGCAATCGTTTAATCACGATGAAGAGTTTTTAGAATTTGCAACAAATGGATATGTTGTATTGGCTGCTATGCATGTTCTGAACATGCAGAGTTTGAATGATATTCCAAATTCTTTCCCAAATACTGAAGACAAACAAATGCATTTCCTTCATGATGTGTCAGGAAAAATTGTAGATATGGTGTTTCTGTCAACTCAGCCATACGTAAAACACATTCTACAAGACCAAAGCAATGACCCGGAAGCAGAAAATGAAATTTGTGTATGCAGGTCAACCCATCAAGATCCAGGAATGGTATACTGTGCAAACAAGGACTGCATGTTTGGGGGATGGTTCCACTTAGACTGTTTAGGTCTTGAAGAAGATGATGTGCCTGATGGAAACTGGTGGTGTTCATTGGAATGCAAGAACTACCAACATGGAAAGAAGAAGAGAGCAACAGTTGCTGACAACCTGACAGACCATAAAAAATGTTATGCTTTGAGAGTTATGTGGCATGGTTTGAACCAGAAAGTACGCCGTGATGCCTTGCGGGAAAATGATGGGAAACGCATCATTATGCATTGGAGATTTGACTTGTTGAATTTCTACGAGCACAATCATCCTAAGTATTTCCATGTTTGTCATCAACTATTGTCAGCAATTAGTGGAGCTGTTAGCCCAAGACTCCAGCACTCACTTACGTGGAATAGAACAGTTAATCCAAATGGTGGACCTGGAAAAAATCTGGAAATGGATCTACAGATGGAGTTCTTTAATAAAGAGtacaaag AAAGTGTCAAAGATGCTGCAGGGCAACTAACTGAGGCCACAATTGCCAGACATAGCCAGATGGTGGGTGTTGGTAAAGTCATTGGAAGTGTGTATGAGAAGCAGGTGGCTTCCATGCAGAGGTCTACTGTACAGACAACCAGTACCCCTAGCAGAGAAAGTGATATTATTGAATTCGTCTCTATGATGAGCAATGAAGAGATCTTCACAACAACCCCGGGCCGACACTTCAAGTCTTTCCCAGACGTTACACATGTCTTGTTTAAGAGAATCTCAGCCAGTGCATTCAGGAAAAGACTCATCAGACTAAGAAAAGAACTTGCAAATCATAGGGAAATTACTATCCAAATGCAGAGAAATTAA
- the LOC128166701 gene encoding uncharacterized protein LOC128166701 isoform X2: MASVSTSTCSLEFEECAHIKQMKLISALPNNMTFIQAFERYHGGNEKVPHFEVRGKQHGGKDSFDITPGLTIGEVISSFDIRCFEFKCLPSEHDEIKQMITEAASNASKTASNAFQILMAGGRGYPNKKATSSGMKDGVNKKDEMYNMLVDDFVKKNLSFAKCTANTDGSYFIQVTLSGRCCAMPFGT, from the exons atgGCGTCAGTATCAACATCCACATGTTCTCTGGAGTTCGAAGAATGTGctcatataaaacaaatgaagtTGATCTCGGCATTGCCGAATAACATGACATTTATACAGGCGTTTGAACGATATCATGGGGGGAATGAAAAGGTTCCCCATTTCGAAGTGCGAGGCAAGCAGCATGGAGGCAAAGATAGTTTTGACATTACCCCAGGTTTGACCATCGGTGAAGTTATATCCTCGTTTGACATTCGGTGCTTCGAATTCAAGTGCTTACCATCTGAACACGAcgaaattaaacaaatgattacCGAAGCAGCTTCAAACGCATCCAAAACTGCAAGCAATGCCTTTCAAATTCTTATGGCTGGGGGCAGGGGTTATCCTAACAAAAAGGCAACAAG TAGTGGGATGAAAGATGGTGTGAACAAAAAGGATGAGATGTACAACATGTTGGTTGATGATTTCGTAAAGAAAAACCTTAGCTTTGCAAAATGTACAGCTAATACTGATGGATCTTACTTCATACAG GTTACTTTGTCAGGAAG gTGCTGTGCAATGCCCTTTGGTACTTGA
- the LOC128166701 gene encoding uncharacterized protein LOC128166701 isoform X1 yields MTKASLTPSVYLKCDIPESAAQSFVQGEVTNVVNDSVFETSGPFRHAASLVKIAVKEDKKILLRFTDGGTDQRNNLESVKCSSICIFRELDLDMLVHARCAPGQSWTNPAERIMSVLNLGLQNCALERQCGDEQTEKQFRKCNSMADIRSAAENDPSLKIKWKESMECTQSTVRNRFLRLSLKDKPMQAMDPVSEEEIDLLKRHLRELFPDMNIEKLQKVHTSKVVDYNEWLEKHTRQRHYCFQIRKCEDRSCCSEPQNKNLAWLPDPVLDESGDHYLPYSSLKSTATTEDDRPSLKKLPETRKTKRKSSDAPATATSTTDPRMETENDTPCSSISSSTKSVITAQNARALVTCVECRKPRVLYSKQKLSQRQELTLALTLSEYDYTCGAPVLPPNHSLAKFIQIRTEMSCISPIEVPYYSSGIGRGDLCAHCATEDSQCNMDLKKKYKTVLPLCGNCQVVGKKISCIAHMANKSEVV; encoded by the coding sequence ATGACAAAGGCTTCTTTGACACCTTCCGTGTATCTTAAATGTGACATTCCTGAATCAGCTGCTCAGTCTTTTGTCCAAGGTGAAGTTACAAATGTTGTGAATGACTCTGTGTTTGAAACATCTGGTCCATTTCGCCATGCAGCATCCCTAGTCAAAATAGCTGTCAAAGAGGACAAGAAAATTTTGCTCCGATTTACAGATGGTGGTACAGATCAGCGTAATAATCTGGAATCTGTTAAGTGTTCTAGCATTTGTATTTTTCGAGAGCTGGATCTGGATATGCTTGTTCATGCACGCTGTGCTCCAGGTCAAAGCTGGACCAACCCTGCAGAACGAATCATGTCAGTCTTAAATTTAGGTCTACAGAACTGTGCTCTGGAGAGACAATGCGGTGATGAACAGACAGAAAAACAGTTTCGAAAGTGTAATTCAATGGCAGATATTCGGTCAGCAGCAGAAAATGATCCTAGCTTGAAGATTAAATGGAAAGAGTCTATGGAATGCACTCAGTCTACAGTCAGAAATAGATTTCTCAGACTTTCCCTTAAGGACAAACCAATGCAGGCAATGGATCCTGTAAGTGAAGAAGAGATTGATCTTCTTAAAAGGCACCTAAGAGAGCTCTTTCCAGATATGAATATTGAAAAACTACAGAAAGTCCATACTTCCAAAGTAGTAGATTACAATGAGTGGTTAGAGAAACACACAAGACAGCGTCATTACTGTTTTCAGATCCGTAAATGTGAAGACCGCAGTTGCTGTTCGGAACCACAGAACAAGAATCTTGCATGGCTACCAGACCCAGTCCTAGATGAATCGGGCGACCATTACCTTCCCTACAGCTCACTCAAATCCACCGCCACTACAGAGGATGACAGACCTTCCCTCAAAAAATTGCCTGAAACTCGAAAGACCAAGAGAAAGTCCTCAGATGCTCCTGCTACAGCTACCAGCACAACTGATCCAAGAATGGAGACTGAAAATGACACTCCTTGCTCTTCAATTAGTTCAAGCACTAAATCTGTTATAACAGCTCAGAATGCACGTGCCCTTGTTACCTGTGTTGAATGCAGAAAGCCACGTGTTTTGTATTCAAAACAGAAACTTTCCCAGAGACAAGAACTTACCCTTGCTCTTACCCTTAGTGAATATGATTACACTTGTGGGGCCCCTGTTTTGCCCCCTAATCATAGTTTAGCAAAATTTATTCAGATTAGAACTGAAATGAGTTGTATTTCTCCCATTGAAGTGCCATACTATTCAAGTGGTATTGGCAGAGGAGATTTATGTGCACATTGTGCCACTGAAGATAGTCAGTGCAATATggatttgaaaaagaaatataaaactgTTTTACCATTGTGTGGTAACTGTCAGGTAGTTGGAAAAAAGATATCGTGTATCGCCCATATGGCAAACAAAAGTGAAgttgtgtag